A window of Ammospiza caudacuta isolate bAmmCau1 chromosome 20, bAmmCau1.pri, whole genome shotgun sequence genomic DNA:
ACAGCCTGTCATCTGCTCGGCTCCATCTCTGGGGAAAGGGGCAAATACTCCCATATGCTGCTCTGATTTCTCAAAGAGTGACGAGGGGGCTGGAGCCAGACAGATTTGCTTTTATTCTCCCTCCTCCAGGCTTTTGCTCAGTTACAAACCGTGGCTGGAGGGAGGCTGTGAGCCTGGGGTGTGAGTTCCCAGTGAGACAAAGCCACAGGAGCGTGTGTCCCCTCGTTCTTGTGGTGTggagggctcagggcagcccctTCATGTCCTGCTGTGGGTGATGGCTGGGATATGAGCTGCTCTGTGGTGGGAGCAGGCCTGGGGGCTGTATCCCGCCTCCAGCCTGCTCAGGGGCACAGCCGTGCCCTCGGGCTGCCTGCAGGAGTGTggcacccctggggacacctctgaGTCAGGGAGGGCATGCAGGGACAGCGAGGACACGGCCGTGCGTGCCCGCAGAGCCCCGGGCcgggggaggctgcaggggtgAGGGGGCCGTGTGTGATGTGATGCTGATGCTCCCCAAACTCCTGCGGTGGCGTTCCCAGTGTGGCGGGTACCAAACCCACCAGTGGGGTGCTCCCCATGTCCGTAGGGTGCCTGTCCCCATGTgctgccccccaaacccctcggaggggctgtccccggaGCGATGCTCCCCGAGCTCCCGGGATGCCGGAGGGGCTGTTCCCCCTGCGATGCTCCCCAGGATGCCGGCACCGCTCCATCCCCCCCGTGCGGCGGAGGCGGGGTCGGGCCGGGGGGCGGTGGCGATGCCGGTGCCGTCCCCCGTGGCGGGGCGGGCTCGGGCCGGTCCCACCGCCCCGTCCGGCCTCCGGGCGGAGCCGGGCACGgagcgcggagcggagcgggcgcggggcggcggcggcggcggcggcggcggaggaggGATGCCGGGCTACGACTACAAGCTGCTGGAGCGGCCGCGGCGCCGGGTGCTGTGCCCGCTCTGCGGGAAGCCCATGCGGGAGCCCGTGCGCGTCTCCACCTGCGGCCACCGCTTCTGCGACACCTGCCTGCAGGAGTTCCTCAGGTGAGACCCCGCTGGGTTACTCCGCGCACCCCTTCCCCCGTGGGGTGCCCCGGTCCCGCACCGACCGCGCCGCCCGATGCGGGGCTCCGTACCCCGGAATGCACCAGGGGTGCTCCTCGCCATGGCCACCCCCCATccgccgccgggcccggggtGCGGTGTGCCGGGGTGCCCCGAGAGGAGTGCGGGGTGCCCCGGGCCCGGGAGGGAATGCGGGGTATCCCGGGAAGGGGCGCGGGGTGCCCGGGGGGTGCGGGGGTGCTGCGGAGAGATGCGGGGTGCCCGGGGGTGCTCCGGGCAGGGAACGGCTGCCGTGTGCCCCAGGAAATGTGCGGGGTGCTCCGGGGAAGTTGCGGGGTGCCCCGGGCTGCCTCGGGCCAGGGAAAGGTGCGGGATGGGTGCCCGGCGGTGCCCCGGGGCAGGGAGCGGGTGCGGGGCGCGCCCAGCCCGTGACAGCCGCCCCGCGGGTGCAGCGGCCCGTGGCCCCTCTcgctgaggaggaggaagaggagggccCGGTGAAGCCCGGAGCGGCGAGTTTCGAGAATCGAGCTTAACCCCttcctgccccggccccgccgcaggAAGTGGCcgggggtgtttttggggaggGGTGTACGGCCAGTCCCGGTGTCCCCGCGCCCACGGGTGAGCGCGACCCGGCCGTGTGCGGGGAGTGAGGAACCGGAGCCGCTTCCGAGCCCCGCGGTTTGGGACGCCCGGTACCGGAGCAGGGGACGCGTGCGGGGCCGGTGCTGTCCCGGTGCCgtcccgggggtcccgcggGGCACGGCCAGGGGGTGCCAAGCGGTGCCAAGCGTCACCCCGGGCCTTTCCCCGCCTTTCCCAGCCGGAGCGACCTTCGCCCGGGGACAGCTCACGGGCACCACCGTCACCGGGGCCGGTTTCTGTGAAACCGGGCGTGCCCCGGGACACGTGTCAGAGCGCATCTGTCCCCCTGCTCCCCCGCACCTTCCTGACGGGGGCAATGGCCTCGGGGGTCCCCCCCAATGAGAACAATGTGTTTGCTCAGGATCAGTGTGGGGCTCCCATGGGCTGAGCCATCCAGCCCCACCGCGGTGCCGGGGGGTGCCGAAGGGTACCGGGGGGTACCGGGGCTCCCACCCCATCACCTCGCTGTGCCCCAACACGCCGTGAAGGTCAGAGGCAAGGACGGTCCCCCCGGGTGCTGCCTCAGCACATTCCCTGCCCGGCCAAGCGTGAGGAATGGGGAGGCTTTGTCGGGGATTAGGCGCTGGCTTCGGGTCATCGTCCCAATTCCccgccagccccagcaccccaacACCGGGCACGGGGTGCgggcacagcctggcaaggCAGCAGAGCGATCCCAGCCACGAGGCAGTGCCACGGGTTCAGAGCCCGGCCCTGTCTGCGAGCACCTTATCTCGGTGTATGGATCCACCTTATCTCGGTGTATGGATCCACCTTATCTCGGTGGATCCCTGATGACTCCCACAAAACCACCTGCCACAAACAGAGTGGGCACGTGTCTCACGTGGGTCACACCCCACGGTTCCTGGCGTTCCTGGGGTTCCTGGGGTTCACTTGCACTCCCAGCTCAGCGCTGGTGGCCGCAGGGGACACGGCCAGGCAGCCCCGGCTGGCGCGTGCCCGgcggcactgctggcactgctggctccgTCCTGGTGTCTCACATCCACTTGGCAGCTCCTGTCGAGGCCACACCAGCGCCTGCCAAGGGCTTGCGGTGATTATATGGGCACAAGGATGTCCTGCCCGGACAGCTTTGTCCAGTGTCACCTCAAAgagagcagagccacagggtCCCTTTGTGTGCCTGCTGCATGTCCCTGTAGGCAGCACCTGTGGTCTCCCACCCCAGTGTCCATCAGGGATGGTGCATGGACACCCTctcctcccctgggcacagTGATGTGTGGGCCAGAGGTGATGGTGACTCCTGGCCAGCCGTGTCACAGGCCAGGCTGCCTTTTGGCTGGGTCCTTGTGTCCACTTCATGCTGCTCCTTTGtcctcagggacagctctcaggaGGAACAGCCCATCCTGGGGGCCCAGCAAGATGGGGACCCCTCAGGGGGGCtgcctgtccccctgtcctgaCTCACCGAGGTGGCTGCTGGGGCCGTTTCCTGtggagccccagggctgcacaTCTGGCGCCCAGCTGTTGCCCTCCCCCACCTCCCCTGGGCCCCGGCACCTGGGGCTGCGAGGccgccccggccctgccctgccggCCCCTCCTGGCCACGGCCCCCTCCTGGCACCCTCCTTAATCCCAGGGGCCGGACGGGatgggcccggggctgccggggctcCAGATGGTGCCACGCTGGCTGGCGGCTGCCCAGGCCCCTGGGGACCGGGCCGGGGGTGGGGGGCGGCCTGGGGGGTGTCTGGCGGGGGCATTTCCCAGCTCAGACAGATGGAGCAGGATTAGAGCCGTGGCTGCCCCAGGGTGGCGGCTGGGTTTGGTACAGGGTGagtgctcagcagtgcagggacagcagcaatGTCCTGGGGTGGGATGGCAGGGACCCGTGGGACATCATGGCTGTGTCCTGGGGTGGGATGGCAGGGACCCATGGGACATCGTGGCTGTGTCACTGGTGATCCTGAGTGACCCTCAGCCTTCTGTGTCTTGCAGCGAAGGCGTCTTCAAGTGTCCGGAGGATCAGCTGCCCCTGGACTACGCCAAggtgagcctggcacagggatgtgtcCCCTGCTCCAAGGGGGCATCCCCACccaggggctgtccccagctccgCACAgcgcctggcacagccctgccagcctggcacgggCGCCCGGGCGGAAGCAAGAGCCCTTTGTgccgcgggccgggagcggAAACCAGCTCCCGACAAAGGGTTCTTGTTGGTGTGCCCGGGGGGATCCGGCCCCGGGCAGCgtgcccagggctcccagccaggctgtgccaggggctctgtgcccccacagCCGGTGCAGGATGCTGATAcccccctgctgcccctgcagatCTACCCCGACCCCGAGCTGGAGGCGCAGGTGCTGAGCCTGGCCATCCGCTGCATCCACAGCGAGGAGGGCTGCCGCTGGAGCGGGCTCATCAAGCACCTCCAGGTAGGGCCTGGCAGAATGGGGAGGGCAGAGTTGTACCCTGAGGCCTCCCCATcaccatccctgtgtcccccaggccCATCTTGCCACCTGTGGCTTCAACGTGATCCCGTGCCCCAACCGGTGCAGCGCCAAGCTGAGCCGCCGGGACCTCCCCGAGCACGTCCAGCACGGCTGCCCCAAGCGCAGGGTCAAGTGCGAGTTCTGCGCCAGCGACTTCACTGGGGAGGCCTTCGAGGTGGGCACTGGGGGGGGACACTGTGGGGGACACTGTGGGGGACACATCATGGTGGGGACAGGCTTGGTGGACATGTGGTCATTGTGCCCTCTGGCTGTGGGGGCTCCGTGTGTCCTCACCCCTGTCAGGGCTGGCTGgtgagggcagccagagggTGATGACACCGTTGtggtccccagggccaccagggcacgTGTCCCCAGGAGAGTGTGTACTGTGAGAACAAGTGTGGGGCCCGCATGATGCGGCGCCTGCTGTCCCAGCACGCCCTGGCCGAGTGCCCCAAGcgcacccagccctgcacctACTGCTCCAAGGAGTTCGTCTTTGACACCATCCAGGTGAGATGGAGCCCACGGGGACCCTcaccctgccagctcccagccccagctgaccCCCGGCCTCTGTGCCTCCCCAGAACCACCAGTACCAGTGTCCCCGGTACCCCGTGCCGTGCCCCAACCAGTGTGGGACACCCAGCATTGCCCGGGAGGACGTGCCCACCCACCTCAAGGAGAGCTGCAACACTGccatgctgctgtgcccctTCAAGGAAGCTGGCTGCAAGCACAGGGTGAGTGCTGTCCCTGTGACCAACCTGCCCTGGCATCCTTGGGCAtgggctgctgtccctgctgtgtcacaacaCCCCCACACCGCCCTGACATCTGTCCCATCCCTTGTGCTCAGTCCCATCCATGTGCCTCCATGACCTCACCCCTGTGTTTGCCACCCAAATGTCACCCTGCCACCCCAACCAGTgatccctgtgccaccccatgtcccctgtgccaGTACACCATGCACCAATGACATCTGCATGTTATGCCCATGGTACCTCCCTCTCCTGTCCCGTGTCCTCCTGTCCCATGCTCATGTCCAATGCCATCCCCACGTTATCCCCACTATATCTCCCTCTCCcgtccccgctgtccctgccaccctcctgctgacggtcccgctgtccccacagtgccccaAGCTGGCCATGGGCCGGCACCTGGAGGAGAGCACCAAGACCCACCTGGGCATGGTGTGTGCCCTGGTGAGCCGGCAGCGGCAGGAGATCCTGGAGCTGCGCCGGGACGTGGAGGAGCTGTCGGTGAGCAGCGACGGGATCCTCATCTGGAAAATCGCCGACTACGCCCGCAAGCTGCAGGAGGCCAAGGCCCGCAGCAACTACGAGTTCTTCAGCCCCCCGTTCTACACCCACAAGTACGGCTACAAGCTCCAGGTGTCGGCGTTCCTCAACGGCAACGGCAGCGGCGAGAGCAGCCACCTGTCCGTGTACATCCGCGTGCTGCCGGGCGAGTACGACAACCTGCTTGAGTGGCCCTTCTCCTACCGCGTCACCTTCTCCCTGCTGGACCAGAGCGACCCCTCGCTCTCCAAGCCCCAGCACATCACCGAGACCTTCCACCCCGACCCCAACTGGAAGAACTTCCAGAAGCCGGGGGCCTCGCGCAGCTCCCTGGACGAGAGCACCCTGGGCTTCGGCTACCCCAAGTTCATCTCGCACGAGGACATCAGGAAACGGAACTACGTGCGCGACAACGCCATCTTCATCAAAGCCTCCGTGGAGATCCCCCAGAAGATCCTGGCCTGAGCCCCGGAGGGGGACAGGGTGTGACCGGGGTGCCCACCCAGGGGTGCCCCGGGtggtgctgagcccctgcccgCAGCCGGTGCCCCGGCTTGGGGACgctgctgtggcactgtggtggctctcaggacaggcagggatggggctgctcccGCGTCCCTCCCGGGGCTGGCActgtcctgcagccccttctcAGGTGCCCGGGGGTGCCGGGGGGCTGGGCCCTCTGAGCCCCTCCCCGAGGTGCCCACCAGCCCCCACCAGCCTCGCTGGGGAGCCTGCAGGACCCCACTGGCCAGAGCCATATTTTGTAAACTGGTGCTTCCCAGGTTGTTATTTATTAccccgggctggggctgctgccccctccccacatttttttcttttcaataaacTTTTCTTGTATTTATTATGGCCGCCTGAACCTCCTTCCTTTGCCTGCCGGGGTGGGGATGGCAGCACCGGGGGATGCTCCTGGGTGCTGGGGGGCACGGAGAGGGGTAATCCCTGACCCACATCCCGGCGGCAGACGGGCTCAGATGGAGCCGGTTAATTCGGTAATCACCGGCAGCAACAGCGGGGATGTGTCGGGCTGGAGGAGCCGCCAGCCCCGGGGGGCTGTTCCCTGCACGCCCCCTCGGTCCCATCAGCCCCTCATTAGCGCTGGGTAATTAACGCCCCGGGGGAGGGCGGCATCCCGAGCACACAGGGGTGGGCGATGGTGGGGGGCGCTGGGGCAGACTGGGGGGGGTCGGGCTGGATCAGGccccgtgtccgtgtgtctgtcccccCTCCCGTCACCCCGGCGGCAATGGCGGGGGTCGCTGTCTCTGCAGGATAATCCCGCAATTGCATTAGTGCTGCTCCGCTTTAATGCAATTAGCCCCTAATTAGCTGCACCCTgcggccctggctgggctgggagggggcagcACTGCCGGGAGTGTCCCCATATCCCGTTCCTCCCCCAGGAATGTCCCCCTGAGCAGGTCCCAGCCCGGTGTGGCAGCCctgggccctggggagctgggcagtACTCCTGTCCTTGCTTGTACCCAgtgccagcctgtgctggtgcccagTTCCTCCCCAAACTGGTGCCCAATGCGAGCCCACCCCTCTGCCCAGCGCCAGTCTGTGCTGGTGCCCAGTGCCATTCCTGCAATGGGGCGAAATGCAGGTCCATACTGGTCGCTGGTGCCAGCTTATAGTGGTGTCCAGTGCCAGTCCATACTGGGCCATCAAACTGGTGTCTAATGCCATCCCATGCTGGTGTCCAGTGCCAGCCTATACTGGTGTCCACACTggcacccagtgtcaccccacaCTCGTGGCCAGTGCCAGATTCATGCTGGATTCTGATGCCAACCCCTAATGATGGGCAGTTCTTGCCCATACTGGTGCCTGGCCTGTCCAGTATCAGCTGTACtggtgcccagtgccagcccagagtggtggcagctccagcccacaCTGGTGACCCATACTAGCCCACATTGGTGCCCAGCGCCAGCCCAAACTGGCGACTATTGCCAGTCTATTGCCAGCCCATGCTGGTGCCCAGTTTCAGCCCATACTAGTGCCCAGTGCCACCTGTGTGTTAATGTCCACTGCCAACCCATACTGGTGACCTGTGCTGGCCCACACTGGTGCCCAgttccagcccatcccagtgccagttCCATTCCATCCCAATGCCCAgttccagcccatcccagtgccatttcctgcccatcccagcacccaGTATCAGCCTATCCCAGTGCCCAtttcctgcccatcccagcacccagtatcagcccatcccagtgcccggttccagcccatcccagtgccatttCCTGCCCATCCCGGTGCCAgttccagcccatcccagtgcccgGTTCATGCCCATGCCGGTGCCCTGTCCCGTCCATCCCGGAGCCCGtcccgctgtccccgtgtccccgtccCGGCCCCGTGCTTGGCTCAGTGGCGCCGCCTCGTGGAGACCGAGGGGAGGGGAAGATGTCAATAGAAATTTATTGCCTTATAATTTACATAAATGTATAATAATTATCATTATTAGTATAATCATCGTAATTATTACGTTAGCAAATTGTTATAATTCGTATTAAGTATGCATTTTATCCTTACACGTTTTATgcttactttttattttatagtaatttattgtatttaatatatacattttatatatagtACTTTTTAAGGATTTCAAATTCAATAttcaatatttaatatttaatagtaaatatatatattaaataatatataacatataatatataacatataatacaTAATGTCacatataatatacaatatacaatatacaatatacaatatacaatatacaatatactatatattatatattatatattatatattatatattatatattatatattatatattatatatatcatatattatatattattatataatatatctCATATATTATATAGTTGCATCAAATTTCATATATCAATAGAATTGCATTACacaatattttagtattttatatTATAGACTTTCTATCTGTATATTTACACAGCTTCCATAGTTCATATTTACCctatatttaatttctatttaatagctatttataatttttaccttatattttatatttattatatatattttatttatatattttatttgtttttctataTACACACTTCCCCATATACACACAGGGTACAGGGACAGCCCTCTCCTTCTGACCAGGCCATACACAGGGTGTTGGCAACCTTTCATTCCAACCAGTTGccttaaaagaaataaaataaaattaaaataaaaataataaaataaaataaaataaaataaaataaaataaaataaaataaaatatagaataaaataaaataccttaTACAATTTATGAACAAAAAATGGGAAGCAGTGCTGGAGgaagcctgggcagcagctcctggatgaAAAAAACAACCTTGGGAGCTTGGAATtatccctgtccccacctgaAGGACCAACTCCCAGCTCTGTTTTCCCTGCTTTGAttgattttcccccttttcctgccccttcccagccctctcTGTCTGGAAATGTCAGCGAGATCTTGGAGCACCTCTTAACCTTCagcagggccggggctgcaggaaaagcaggaggggGAGATGCTCTCAGTGCtcaaggaggagagggagacaAATCGATTCCTGCTACTAAATTTAGCCTCAAATatcaagtttaaaaataaacttcctGGAAACTTGGTGGTTTGAGGGTTTATTCTAAAGGTTTGGGCTGCCAGCTCGCTCCCTGCTCTGTTGTCCCAATGTCGCTGGGACACAGGAAGGACCTTCAGAAGATGTTCAAATCAGG
This region includes:
- the TRAF4 gene encoding TNF receptor-associated factor 4 — encoded protein: MPGYDYKLLERPRRRVLCPLCGKPMREPVRVSTCGHRFCDTCLQEFLSEGVFKCPEDQLPLDYAKIYPDPELEAQVLSLAIRCIHSEEGCRWSGLIKHLQAHLATCGFNVIPCPNRCSAKLSRRDLPEHVQHGCPKRRVKCEFCASDFTGEAFEGHQGTCPQESVYCENKCGARMMRRLLSQHALAECPKRTQPCTYCSKEFVFDTIQNHQYQCPRYPVPCPNQCGTPSIAREDVPTHLKESCNTAMLLCPFKEAGCKHRCPKLAMGRHLEESTKTHLGMVCALVSRQRQEILELRRDVEELSVSSDGILIWKIADYARKLQEAKARSNYEFFSPPFYTHKYGYKLQVSAFLNGNGSGESSHLSVYIRVLPGEYDNLLEWPFSYRVTFSLLDQSDPSLSKPQHITETFHPDPNWKNFQKPGASRSSLDESTLGFGYPKFISHEDIRKRNYVRDNAIFIKASVEIPQKILA